One Yimella lutea DNA window includes the following coding sequences:
- a CDS encoding GIY-YIG nuclease family protein: MPYTYIVECSDGSYYCGSTWQLDRRIWEHNHSPNGAAYTRHRRPVQLVWAVEFDSIAAAFEFEKQVQNWGRAKREALIRGEYEVLPQLARRTDRRPRPDGDPGRPVKGRVERPPEPDDPWAYPLKRPRRPRRPRER; this comes from the coding sequence ATGCCGTACACATACATTGTGGAGTGCTCTGACGGCTCCTACTACTGCGGAAGCACGTGGCAGCTGGACCGGCGCATCTGGGAACACAACCATTCCCCGAACGGTGCTGCCTACACTCGCCATCGCCGTCCGGTGCAGCTTGTGTGGGCCGTCGAGTTCGACAGCATCGCGGCGGCGTTCGAGTTCGAGAAGCAGGTGCAGAACTGGGGACGCGCGAAACGCGAGGCGTTGATCAGGGGCGAGTACGAGGTGCTGCCGCAGCTCGCGCGTCGGACCGATCGTCGACCGCGGCCGGACGGTGATCCGGGCCGACCGGTGAAAGGTCGCGTCGAGCGTCCGCCGGAGCCAGACGACCCGTGGGCATACCCGCTCAAGAGACCACGGCGTCCGCGGCGTCCGCGGGAACGTTGA